In a genomic window of Candidatus Cybelea sp.:
- the nrfD gene encoding NrfD/PsrC family molybdoenzyme membrane anchor subunit — MKNAKRAYYGRPIIKPPEWSGLIPTYFWSGGWSGASAALGLVARLSKNERLARVTTLSAAVGSLLSAFCLIADLKKPQRFLNMLRVFKPTSPMSVGVYLFAAFSGAAMTAAASELTGIARGVGRLGEGIAGLTGPLMSVYTSVLIGDTVVPAWHGARKTLPLLFAATSASTASGLAMLVCETRDAKPARRLALFSAVAVPVALERLRRELGPFQYEAYEARKAAELSHAARALNVLGCVFTLFARHRKAAKIAGVLLLAGGLAERFAVLHAGKISAQDPKFTIGPD; from the coding sequence GTGAAGAACGCGAAGCGCGCCTACTACGGCCGGCCCATCATCAAGCCGCCGGAGTGGTCGGGGCTAATTCCAACCTACTTTTGGTCCGGCGGGTGGTCCGGCGCGTCGGCGGCCCTCGGGCTTGTCGCGCGATTATCGAAAAACGAACGCCTCGCTCGTGTGACGACCCTGAGCGCCGCTGTGGGAAGCCTCCTGAGCGCGTTCTGCCTCATCGCCGATCTCAAGAAGCCGCAGCGCTTCTTGAACATGCTTCGTGTTTTTAAACCGACGTCGCCGATGAGCGTGGGCGTCTACCTGTTTGCCGCTTTCTCGGGCGCGGCGATGACCGCGGCTGCCAGTGAGCTCACCGGCATCGCCCGCGGCGTTGGGCGACTTGGCGAAGGCATCGCCGGACTCACCGGACCGTTGATGTCCGTCTATACCTCCGTGCTGATCGGCGACACCGTTGTGCCCGCCTGGCACGGTGCCCGAAAGACGTTGCCGCTGCTCTTTGCGGCAACGTCGGCCTCGACCGCGAGCGGCTTAGCGATGCTCGTTTGCGAAACGCGCGACGCAAAGCCGGCGCGCCGCTTGGCGTTGTTTAGCGCGGTCGCGGTGCCGGTCGCACTCGAGCGGCTCCGCCGCGAACTGGGTCCGTTTCAATACGAAGCCTACGAAGCCAGGAAAGCCGCGGAACTCTCTCACGCCGCTCGCGCGCTCAATGTCCTCGGCTGCGTCTTCACCCTGTTCGCCCGGCATCGCAAGGCAGCGAAGATCGCGGGCGTGCTGCTGCTCGCGGGCGGATTAGCCGAACGCTTTGCCGTCTTACACGCCGGAAAGATTTCCGCCCAGGATCCGAAGTTTACAATCGGCCCTGACTAA
- a CDS encoding SDR family oxidoreductase, protein MSETKTLPPQHQDRQPGRQDELRPQPQTDSKTPGANRLKDRVVLVTGGDSGIGRAVAVLAAKEGADVAIAYLEEDDDAAETRRLVEQKGRKCELLTGDIGQETVARGFVTKTVERFGKLDVLVNAAGEQHPQERPEDISAKQLERTFRTNVFAQFFTVEEALKHLQKGSSIIIIASITAYEGSPKLVDYSATKGALVSFTRALSNAIVERGIRVNAVAPGPIWTPLIAATFRPEDVESFGADTPMKRPGQPYEVAAAVIFLASDDASYISGQTIHVNGGTVVNG, encoded by the coding sequence ATGAGCGAGACGAAGACGTTACCACCCCAGCATCAGGATCGTCAGCCAGGGCGTCAGGACGAGTTGCGGCCGCAGCCGCAGACCGACTCGAAAACGCCCGGCGCCAATCGCTTAAAGGATCGCGTCGTTTTGGTTACGGGCGGCGACAGCGGCATCGGCCGCGCGGTGGCGGTGCTCGCCGCCAAGGAAGGGGCCGATGTTGCCATTGCCTACCTCGAGGAGGACGACGACGCCGCGGAGACCCGGCGTCTCGTCGAGCAAAAGGGCCGGAAGTGTGAGCTCCTAACCGGCGATATCGGCCAGGAAACGGTTGCGCGAGGTTTCGTTACAAAGACCGTGGAGCGCTTCGGCAAACTCGATGTTCTGGTGAATGCCGCCGGAGAGCAGCATCCGCAGGAACGTCCCGAGGATATTTCCGCAAAACAACTCGAGCGAACGTTCCGCACGAACGTCTTCGCGCAATTCTTCACCGTGGAAGAAGCCTTGAAACACCTGCAAAAGGGCTCCTCCATCATCATCATCGCCTCGATTACCGCTTACGAGGGAAGCCCGAAGCTCGTAGATTATTCTGCGACCAAGGGCGCCTTAGTTTCATTCACCCGAGCGTTGTCCAACGCCATCGTCGAACGTGGAATCCGAGTCAACGCGGTGGCGCCGGGACCCATCTGGACTCCGCTGATCGCGGCGACGTTCCGGCCCGAAGACGTCGAAAGCTTCGGCGCCGACACGCCGATGAAGCGCCCCGGGCAGCCATACGAAGTCGCCGCCGCCGTGATTTTCTTGGCGTCGGACGACGCTTCGTATATTTCCGGCCAAACGATCCACGTCAACGGCGGCACGGTGGTAAACGGCTGA
- a CDS encoding 4Fe-4S dicluster domain-containing protein, giving the protein MNDRRGFFTDTTFCIGCKACEVACKEWNELPQDGYAYTGMSYDNTGALGGGTWRHVAFIEQFDEDRSRWLMESDVCKHCTHAGCLDVCPTGAIVRTEFGTVVIQDDICNGCGYCVVACPFGVISERVEARPEERHPRGSGTMGKCTLCYDRLKGGEEPACAKACPTESIQYGRVDELRERATARLEEIGGSFAGAQLYLEDKNDGIGGGGSIFLLLDRPEVYGLPPNPVVPTKHLPEMWRAAGLAAAMLLGAIAIAALP; this is encoded by the coding sequence ATGAACGACCGTCGCGGCTTCTTCACCGACACGACGTTCTGCATCGGCTGCAAGGCGTGCGAAGTCGCCTGCAAAGAGTGGAACGAGCTTCCCCAGGACGGCTATGCCTATACCGGGATGTCGTACGACAACACGGGCGCACTGGGCGGCGGCACGTGGCGCCACGTCGCCTTCATCGAGCAATTTGATGAAGATCGCAGCCGCTGGCTCATGGAGTCGGACGTCTGCAAACACTGCACGCACGCCGGCTGTCTCGACGTCTGCCCCACCGGTGCCATCGTCCGTACCGAGTTCGGCACGGTCGTCATTCAGGACGACATCTGCAATGGCTGCGGCTACTGCGTCGTCGCCTGTCCGTTCGGAGTGATCAGCGAGCGCGTCGAGGCACGGCCCGAAGAACGTCACCCTCGCGGAAGCGGCACGATGGGCAAGTGTACGCTCTGCTACGATCGCTTGAAGGGTGGCGAGGAGCCGGCCTGCGCGAAAGCCTGCCCGACCGAATCGATCCAGTACGGACGCGTCGACGAGTTGCGCGAGCGCGCCACCGCGCGCCTCGAAGAGATCGGCGGTTCGTTCGCCGGCGCGCAGCTGTACCTCGAGGACAAAAACGATGGCATCGGCGGCGGCGGTTCGATCTTCTTGCTGCTCGACCGGCCGGAGGTCTATGGGTTGCCTCCCAATCCGGTCGTCCCGACCAAACATCTTCCCGAAATGTGGCGCGCCGCGGGGCTCGCTGCCGCAATGCTGCTCGGCGCCATCGCTATTGCGGCCCTGCCGTGA
- a CDS encoding GNAT family N-acetyltransferase translates to MQRMSRTETLGPGIRSPLMMALETRRLILRRWTLDDVPEAAVIYGDPATMQLFAGGKAFSRADVAASLAGVIAGYDDSCLGNYAVVEKESSRILGHCGVHRSPDPAIEAEADWLIRRDRWGCGYATEAAIAVMTSVLRRRKRQ, encoded by the coding sequence ATGCAGCGTATGTCTCGCACCGAAACCCTCGGTCCCGGCATTCGGTCCCCACTAATGATGGCGCTGGAAACGCGGCGGCTAATACTGCGGCGATGGACTCTTGACGACGTGCCCGAGGCCGCCGTGATCTACGGCGACCCCGCGACGATGCAGTTGTTCGCCGGCGGGAAAGCCTTTTCGCGTGCAGACGTTGCTGCATCGCTCGCCGGCGTAATCGCCGGCTACGACGATAGCTGCCTTGGCAACTATGCCGTGGTCGAGAAAGAGTCCAGCCGAATACTCGGGCACTGCGGCGTCCATCGCTCGCCCGATCCGGCGATCGAGGCCGAGGCCGATTGGCTTATTCGCCGGGACCGTTGGGGTTGCGGATACGCCACCGAGGCGGCCATCGCGGTCATGACGAGCGTATTACGTCGGCGGAAGCGGCAGTGA
- the fdh gene encoding formate dehydrogenase, producing MRDNSSIWPLLRQIAGTDKSGRGAAAISEQTQQWTARTQSAKVVKSICPYCAVGCGQNVFVKAGEIVQIEGDPDSPISRGRLCPKGSATRSLVQSPLREYAAKYRRPFATEWETLPLDRAMEMIADRVLATRRETWEEKDDEGLTLNRCYGIASLGGATLDNEENYLMKKLYTALGVVQVENQARIUHSSTVPSLGTSFGRGGATTFQQDLQNSDCILIMGSNMAENHPVGFQWVMEARERGAAIVHVDPRFTRTSAVATMHVPIRPGTDIAFLGGIIRYILENDRAFTEYVVNYTNAPVILRSDFRDTEDGDGFFSGWEADKHGYLFHSWMYEGMDLHGASGQRQSEEGLEKEPSKNSDVLDKLRAGEPPYMDKTLQHPRCVYQVLKRHYQRYTPETVASICGISPQQIIDVAEALCANSGRERTSAMAYSVAWTQHTFGVQMIRTAAIVQLLLGNIGRPGGGIMALRGHASIQGSTDIPTLFDLLPGYIPMPHAKAHGGLSHFIESEAAKTGFWGNLDKYTISLLKAWFGPSATAENDYLFDLLPRISGDHSTYRSIMAMLDGKVKGFFICGENPAVGSANGGLHRRALAKLEWLVVRDFTENESASFWYDSPEVESGELSPETIGTEVFWLPAAAHTEKDGSFTNTQRLLQWHHQAVEPRGDARSDLWFYYHLGKRIIEKLADREEPNAALLRALTWQYPEKGALGEPDAHAVLREINGWDAQGKALPAYTELKADGSTACGCWIYCGCFKDEENQTARRKPGSEQTWVAPEWGWAWPANRRLLYNRASADPDGKPWSERKQYVWWDDEKAQWTGHDVPDFEKTKRPDYTPPDGALREAALTGRHPFIMQDDGLGWLFTPNGIVDGPLPTYYEPQESPVRNPLYGQQSNPCRQEFPRRFNEYNPSPSDEHGNHFPFVLYTYRLTEHHTAGGMSRTIARLSELQPEFFCEVTPELAELRGLRHGEWATISTLRAVVEARVMTTRRAPVLRVDGRVIHSVGLPYHWGSKGIVTGDSANDLLHIALDPNVHIQETKGLTCDIRPGRRPRGAARRRYMDDLQARTGK from the coding sequence ATGCGCGACAATTCTTCAATTTGGCCGCTGCTACGCCAAATCGCCGGAACCGACAAGTCGGGGCGCGGGGCGGCAGCAATTTCGGAGCAGACGCAGCAGTGGACCGCTCGGACGCAAAGCGCGAAGGTCGTCAAGAGCATCTGCCCCTACTGCGCGGTCGGCTGCGGACAGAACGTGTTCGTCAAAGCCGGCGAGATCGTCCAGATCGAGGGCGATCCCGACAGCCCCATCTCGCGCGGCCGGCTCTGTCCGAAGGGTTCGGCGACGCGGTCGCTGGTGCAGAGCCCGCTGCGCGAGTACGCGGCGAAGTATCGCCGTCCTTTTGCCACCGAATGGGAAACGCTCCCGCTCGACCGGGCGATGGAGATGATCGCCGATCGCGTCCTGGCGACCCGCCGCGAGACGTGGGAAGAAAAAGACGACGAGGGTTTGACGCTCAATCGCTGTTACGGCATCGCCAGCCTCGGCGGCGCGACGCTCGACAACGAAGAGAACTACCTGATGAAAAAACTCTATACGGCGCTCGGCGTCGTGCAGGTAGAAAATCAGGCGCGCATATGACATAGCTCCACGGTCCCCAGTTTGGGGACCTCGTTCGGCCGCGGCGGCGCGACGACGTTCCAGCAAGATCTGCAAAACTCGGATTGCATTTTGATCATGGGCTCGAATATGGCGGAGAACCATCCGGTCGGCTTTCAATGGGTGATGGAGGCGCGCGAACGCGGCGCCGCGATCGTTCACGTCGACCCGCGCTTCACCCGAACCAGCGCCGTCGCCACGATGCACGTCCCGATACGGCCGGGCACCGACATCGCGTTTCTCGGCGGCATCATCCGCTACATCCTCGAAAACGACCGGGCCTTCACCGAATACGTCGTCAACTACACGAATGCGCCCGTTATCCTGCGCTCCGACTTCCGCGATACCGAGGACGGTGACGGTTTCTTCTCGGGGTGGGAAGCCGACAAGCACGGCTACCTTTTTCACAGCTGGATGTACGAAGGGATGGACTTACACGGCGCCTCCGGCCAGCGTCAAAGCGAGGAAGGCTTAGAAAAAGAGCCGAGCAAGAATTCCGACGTGCTCGACAAGCTTCGCGCCGGCGAGCCGCCGTACATGGATAAAACGCTGCAGCACCCGCGCTGCGTCTACCAGGTGCTCAAGCGCCACTATCAGCGCTACACGCCCGAAACGGTGGCGTCGATCTGTGGCATCAGTCCGCAGCAGATAATCGACGTCGCGGAGGCGCTTTGCGCCAACAGCGGGCGCGAGCGAACCTCCGCTATGGCCTACTCGGTCGCCTGGACGCAGCACACGTTCGGCGTGCAGATGATTCGCACAGCCGCGATCGTTCAGCTGCTCTTGGGAAATATCGGGCGCCCCGGCGGCGGAATCATGGCGCTGCGAGGCCACGCATCGATCCAAGGCTCGACCGATATCCCGACCCTCTTCGATCTGCTCCCGGGCTACATACCGATGCCGCACGCCAAAGCGCACGGCGGGCTGAGCCACTTCATCGAATCCGAGGCGGCAAAGACCGGTTTCTGGGGCAACCTCGATAAGTATACGATCAGCCTGCTCAAAGCGTGGTTCGGCCCCAGCGCGACCGCGGAAAATGACTATCTCTTCGATCTGCTCCCGCGCATCAGCGGCGACCATTCGACCTATCGCAGCATCATGGCGATGCTCGACGGGAAAGTTAAAGGCTTCTTCATCTGCGGCGAAAACCCGGCGGTCGGATCGGCGAACGGCGGCCTGCACCGGCGCGCTCTGGCGAAGCTCGAGTGGCTCGTCGTCCGCGACTTTACCGAAAACGAGAGTGCCTCGTTCTGGTACGATTCCCCGGAGGTCGAAAGCGGCGAGCTCTCTCCCGAAACGATCGGCACCGAGGTCTTTTGGCTGCCGGCCGCCGCGCACACCGAAAAAGATGGGTCGTTTACCAACACGCAGCGCCTGCTGCAGTGGCACCATCAAGCGGTCGAGCCGCGGGGCGACGCTCGCTCGGACCTCTGGTTCTATTACCACCTCGGAAAGCGCATCATCGAAAAACTCGCCGATCGTGAAGAGCCCAATGCTGCACTGCTTCGCGCGCTCACGTGGCAGTATCCGGAAAAGGGCGCCCTCGGCGAGCCCGACGCCCACGCCGTGTTACGCGAAATCAACGGCTGGGATGCGCAAGGCAAGGCGCTGCCGGCCTATACCGAGCTGAAGGCCGACGGTTCGACCGCCTGCGGGTGCTGGATCTACTGCGGCTGCTTCAAAGATGAAGAGAATCAAACCGCGCGGCGCAAACCCGGCAGCGAGCAAACCTGGGTTGCGCCGGAGTGGGGCTGGGCGTGGCCCGCGAATCGGCGTCTGCTCTACAATCGCGCCTCGGCGGACCCCGACGGCAAACCTTGGAGCGAGCGCAAGCAGTACGTTTGGTGGGACGACGAAAAGGCGCAGTGGACCGGGCACGACGTTCCCGATTTCGAGAAGACCAAGCGTCCCGATTATACGCCGCCCGACGGCGCACTGCGTGAAGCGGCGCTCACCGGCCGGCATCCCTTCATCATGCAGGACGACGGACTCGGCTGGCTCTTTACGCCCAACGGCATCGTCGATGGGCCGCTCCCGACGTACTACGAGCCGCAGGAGTCACCCGTGCGCAATCCCCTCTACGGACAGCAATCCAATCCGTGCCGCCAAGAGTTTCCGCGCCGCTTCAACGAGTACAATCCCTCGCCGAGCGACGAACACGGCAATCACTTTCCGTTCGTCCTCTACACCTACCGCCTTACCGAACACCACACAGCCGGCGGCATGTCGCGCACGATCGCGCGGCTCTCCGAGCTTCAGCCCGAGTTTTTCTGCGAAGTTACGCCGGAGCTGGCGGAGCTGCGCGGCTTGCGCCACGGCGAATGGGCCACGATCTCGACGCTGCGCGCCGTGGTCGAGGCGCGCGTCATGACCACCCGCCGTGCGCCGGTCTTGCGCGTCGACGGTCGCGTAATTCATTCGGTCGGCCTTCCCTACCATTGGGGCAGCAAGGGCATCGTCACGGGCGATAGCGCCAACGACCTGCTTCACATCGCGCTCGATCCCAACGTCCACATCCAAGAGACAAAAGGCCTCACCTGCGATATCCGCCCCGGAAGGCGGCCGCGCGGTGCGGCCCGCCGCCGCTACATGGACGATCTGCAAGCGAGGACCGGCAAATGA